The Antedon mediterranea chromosome 7, ecAntMedi1.1, whole genome shotgun sequence genome has a segment encoding these proteins:
- the LOC140054676 gene encoding uncharacterized protein, whose translation MKLKYGWYWYLITLNGIAKIFEVIFLINGFCLSFYKIIECNVNAPPQLCISMLWGYYLFAVFAMLLAVSIMVIVLGHLIMPDDITDGSQSMEIRFCIAVAFPLLVASIACVASNRKEANYLFKPYGFQVNENIQAVTGGFGFATLVCLILECSCLKRAL comes from the exons ATGAAGCTTAAGTACGGATGGTACTGGTACCTGATAACGCTAAATGGAATAGCTAAAATTTTTGAAGTG ATTTTTCTGATTAATGGATTCTGTCTTAGTTTCTATAAAATAATCGAGTGCAACGTGAACGCACCTCCCCAGCTTTGTATCAGTATGTTGTGGGGATATTACTTATTTGCAGTATTCGCAATGCTATTGGCAGTCTCGATAATGGTCATTGTGCTTGGTCACCTTATCATGCCAGACGACATTACTGATGGGTCGCAATCAATG GAGATCCGTTTTTGTATTGCGGTAGCTTTTCCCCTTTTAGTCGCTTCAATAGCCTGTGTAGCGTCCAATCGAAAAGAAGCAAATTACTTATTCAAGCCATACGGATTTCAAGTCAACGAGAACATTCAAGCTGTCACAGGT GGATTCGGTTTTGCTACATTGGTTTGTCTGATACTGGAGTGTAGTTGTCTGAAAAGAGCATTGTAA
- the LOC140054319 gene encoding uncharacterized protein, which produces MEFKFVVTPNGILKIIEAILLIVGFALILDRIIELEKCIDFILIGKICGDAPWEYYVYAVIAILVGVLIVVAVIGHLIMPAWMKLIRAKVAKAEIGFCVVAAILVLVGSACLASDVKDKNDKGFQELDKQITAVVLGFVAVVLLVVECIFLRRIANSPSL; this is translated from the exons ATGGAGTTTAAATTTGTGGTAACACCAAATGGAATACTCAAGATTATCGAAGCC ATTTTATTGATCGTCGGATTCGCTCTTATTCTTGATCGAATCATCGAACTCGAAAAGTGCATAGACTTTATATTAATTGGTAAGATTTGCGGTGATGCACCATGGGAGTATTACGTATACGCAGTGATTGCAATCCTTGTAGGAGTGTTGATAGTGGTCGCTGTGATTGGTCACCTCATCATGCCTGCCTGGATGAAGCTCATCAGGGCTAAAGTTGCCAAAGCG GAGATTGGTTTTTGTGTTGTAGCTGCTATCCTCGTTTTGGTTGGTTCAGCTTGCCTTGCGTCCGACGTAAAAGACAAAAATGACAAAGGATTTCAAGAACTAGACAAACAAATCACTGCCGTT GTACTCGGTTTTGTTGCAGTAGTTCTTCTGGTAGTTGAGTGTATTTTTCTGCGTAGAATTGCAAACTCACCTTCTCTGTAG
- the LOC140055590 gene encoding putative ammonium transporter 1, whose amino-acid sequence MILNESDSIQMLQDELLVLQSNSDLFFKIIMACLIFFMQCGFAFLEAGSVRSKNTTNILIKNFLDICIGSVFYWGVGYAFAFGPGGNAFIGSDWYFMYNMPSDQVDDWFFQFVFAATAATIVSGSMAERTEFVAYLVYSVILTGFIYPVVTHWAWSDDGWLTEMPNNPQIAFDDFAGSAVVHILGGSVALIGAVMLGPRIGRFDANGKPITIHGHTVPFAALGGFILFLGFLGFNGGSQGSISNDGDGVVVAESIVNTVLSGGVAALCALIIKQTFYKGNQWSLLTTINGGLTGMVAICAGCDSVSRWGAAVIGFVAGCLFILVSKLVLKAHIDDPLDAVAVHLSGGFWGIIAVTIFARDTGIVYAWDSDSFLSLLWNFTGAISIYCWSVATSLIMFGTMKAFNILRVHPTIEEKGLDIAKHGEPAYPLTAYGHGWNMDNYVDKDIETGTYTYGYVHVWLCTHIQFSFKSILTLCSSPAKDNPKDDTSLTPSVPTIHSVEERTTNINNSAFNLNTTYKMSASTASIDTIPEHIRLEGSQQFAERLQLGVVNNEMVSDNESDSTQEAVAY is encoded by the exons ATGATTCTTAACGAATCTGATTCGATACAAATGCTACAGGATGAGTTATTGGTTCTTCAATCGAATtctgatttattttttaaaatcattatggcatgtttaatatttt TTATGCAATGTGGTTTTGCGTTTTTGGAAGCGGGATCAGTGAGGAGTAAAAACACAACAAACATACTGATCAAGAATTTTTTGGATATCT GTATTGGCAGTGTATTTTACTGGGGCGTTGGTTATGCGTTCGCGTTTGGTCCTGGTGGAAATGCGTTTATTGGATCAGATTGGTACTTTATGTATAACATGCCAAGTGACCAAGTTGACGATTGGttctttcaatttgtttttgccGCTACCGCCGCTACGATCGTATCAGGTTCGATGGCAGAGAGAACTGAGTTTGTAGCCTACCTAGTGTATAGCGTTATCTTGACAG GCTTTATATATCCAGTTGTGACGCATTGGGCGTGGTCTGATGACGGTTGGCTGACAGAGATGCCAAATAATCCACAAATTGCTTTTGac gatttTGCTGGCAGTGCAGTAGTTCACATCTTGGGCGGTTCAGTAGCGTTGATTGGTGCTGTTATGCTAGGCCCACGAATCGGTCGATTTGACGCCAATGGTAAACCAATCACTATCCACGGACACACCGTACCA tTTGCAGCATTGGGTGGATTCATCCTATTCTTGGGTTTCCTCGGTTTCAATGGTGGTTCGCAGGGCAGTATTTCAAACGATGGTGACGGTGTAGTGGTCGCTGAGTCTATCGTCAACACAGTACTGTCTGGAGGTGTTGCCGCTCTTTGTGCGCTTATCATTAAACAGACGTTTTACAAAGGAAATCAGTGGAGTTTGTTGACAACAATCAATGGAGGTCTTACTGGAATG GTTGCAATCTGTGCTGGATGCGACTCCGTTAGTCGTTGGGGTGCAGCTGTTATCGGCTTTGTAGCTGGATGTTTGTTTATTCTGGTTAGCAAACTGGTCTTGAAGGCACATATTGATGATCCACTGGACGCAGTTGCAG TTCACCTGAGTGGAGGATTCTGGGGAATCATCGCAGTCACAATTTTTGCAAGGGATACTGGGATTGTTTATGCATGGGATTCTGACTCTTTTCTC AGCCTTTTATGGAACTTTACTGGAGCAATCTCAATTTACTG CTGGTCAGTTGCCACGTCCTTGATAATGTTTGGGACGATGAAAGCGTTCAATATTCTGCGAGTTCATCCAACTATCGAAGAAAAAG gtTTGGATATAGCAAAACACGGAGAACCAGCCTATCCTTTGACAGCCTATGGACACGGTTGGAACATGGATAACTACGTTGATAAGGACATCGAAACTGGTACGTACACGTATGGCTATGTACACGTATGGCTATGTACAC ATATACAATTCTCTTTCAAAAGTATACTTACACTGTGCTCATCACCAGCAAAGGACAATCCAAAAGATGACACGTCGCTGACACCCTCTGTGCCGACAATTCATTCAGTGGAGGAAAGAACCACGAATATTAATAACTCCGCTTTCAATTTAAACACAACTTATAAAATGAGCGCTTCTACTGCATCTATAGATACAATTCCAGAGCATATACGATTGGAGGGATCACAGCAGTTTGCTGAACGTCTGCAACTAGGTGTGGTAAATAACGAAATGGTTTCCGATAACGAATCAGATTCGACTCAGGAGGCAGTGGCATATTAG